A genomic region of Pseudomonas sp. KU43P contains the following coding sequences:
- a CDS encoding TrkH family potassium uptake protein → MALPTLRIIGFIIGIFLITLAVSMVVPMATLVIFERTGDMPSFLWSSLITFIAGLAMVLQGRPEHVHLRPRDMYLLTVSSWLVVCVFAALPFLLTQHISYTDAFFESMSGITATGATVLSGLDNMSPGILMWRSMLHWLGGIGFIAMAVAILPLLRIGGMRLFQTESSDRSEKVMPRSHMVAKSIVGVYVGFSVLGALAFWWAGMSPFDAINHAMSAISTGGFSTSDQSLAKWDIPAVHWVAVVVMILGSLPFTLYVATLRGNRKALIRDQQVQGLLGMLVVTWLVLGTWYWATTSLHWLDALRHVALNVTSVVTTTGFALGDYSLWGNFSLMLFFYLGFVGGCSGSTAGGIKIFRFQVAYILLKASLNQLIHPRAVIKQKYNGHRLDEEIVRSILTFSFFFAITICVMALLLSLLGVDWMTALTGAAGTVSGVGPGLGEVIGPSGNYASLPDAAKWILACGMLLGRLEIITVLVLCMPAFWRH, encoded by the coding sequence TTCTCTGGTCGAGCCTGATCACCTTCATCGCCGGGCTGGCCATGGTCCTGCAGGGCCGCCCCGAGCATGTGCACCTGCGCCCGCGCGACATGTACCTGCTCACCGTCAGCAGCTGGCTGGTGGTATGCGTGTTCGCCGCCCTGCCCTTCCTGCTGACCCAGCACATCAGCTATACCGACGCCTTCTTCGAAAGCATGTCCGGCATCACCGCCACCGGCGCCACGGTGCTCAGCGGGCTGGACAACATGTCGCCCGGGATCCTCATGTGGCGCTCGATGCTGCACTGGCTCGGCGGTATCGGCTTCATCGCCATGGCGGTGGCGATCCTGCCACTGCTGCGCATCGGTGGCATGCGCCTGTTCCAGACCGAATCGTCCGACCGCTCGGAAAAGGTCATGCCGCGCTCGCACATGGTCGCCAAGTCGATCGTCGGGGTGTACGTCGGTTTTTCGGTGCTCGGCGCCCTGGCCTTCTGGTGGGCCGGCATGAGCCCGTTCGATGCCATCAACCACGCGATGTCGGCGATTTCAACCGGCGGTTTCTCGACCTCCGACCAATCCCTGGCGAAATGGGACATCCCGGCGGTGCATTGGGTAGCGGTGGTGGTGATGATCCTGGGCAGCCTGCCGTTCACCCTCTACGTGGCGACCCTGCGCGGCAACCGCAAGGCGCTGATCCGCGACCAGCAGGTGCAGGGGCTGCTCGGCATGCTGGTGGTCACCTGGCTGGTGCTGGGCACCTGGTACTGGGCCACGACCAGCCTGCATTGGCTGGATGCCCTGCGCCACGTGGCGCTGAACGTGACCTCCGTGGTCACCACCACCGGCTTTGCCCTGGGCGACTACAGCCTGTGGGGCAATTTCTCGCTGATGCTGTTCTTCTACCTGGGCTTCGTCGGCGGCTGCTCCGGCTCCACCGCAGGCGGTATCAAGATCTTCCGCTTCCAGGTGGCCTACATTCTGCTCAAGGCCAGCTTGAACCAGCTGATCCACCCGCGTGCTGTGATCAAGCAGAAATACAACGGCCACCGCCTCGACGAAGAGATCGTGCGTTCGATCCTGACCTTCTCGTTCTTCTTCGCCATTACCATCTGCGTCATGGCCTTGCTGCTGTCGCTGCTGGGCGTGGACTGGATGACCGCACTGACTGGCGCTGCCGGTACCGTCTCGGGCGTGGGCCCTGGCTTGGGCGAAGTGATCGGCCCTTCGGGCAACTATGCCTCGCTGCCGGATGCCGCCAAGTGGATCCTGGCCTGCGGCATGCTGCTCGGCCGCCTGGAGATCATCACGGTGCTGGTGCTATGTATGCCGGCGTTCTGGCGTCATTGA